The following proteins are encoded in a genomic region of Pangasianodon hypophthalmus isolate fPanHyp1 chromosome 26, fPanHyp1.pri, whole genome shotgun sequence:
- the chst10 gene encoding carbohydrate sulfotransferase 10 isoform X3 translates to MAKRRAVFFIHERLRQCLHGPMMRRHWLLVGACGWVLLILMFVSKFINFSFRMPDDYGGRPVLFNWTSPSIKTVKPLHQLSQSAASQPSAASSGGPTQVELSDWESVTVQRLQLLSSVCRNSSLRNLTHTPLRKFVLDRIFVCDKHRILFCQTPKVGNTQWKKVLIVLNGKFSKVEDIPENVVHDHERNGLPRLSSMSDAEITERLNTYFKFFIVRDPFERLISAFKDKFVENPRFEPWYKHSIAPAIIRKYRKSHRDTPGSAGLHFEDFVRYLGDEQGRKHLDRQFGEHVIHWLTYAELCAPCDISYDVIGHHETLEQDAPYILKAAGIEDLVSYPSIPKGITRYNRTKVERYFSGISKRDIRRLYTCYQGDFSLFGYHRPDFLLD, encoded by the exons ATGGCGAAAAGAAGAGCAGTGTTTTTTATACATGAAAG GCTTCGCCAGTGTCTCCATGGCCCAATGATGCGCCGTCACTGGCTGCTGGTCGGCGCTTGCGGATGGGTGCTGCTTATCCTCATGTTCGTCAGCAAATTCATCAACTTCAGCTTCAGAATGCCGGACG ACTACGGGGGAAGGCCTGTACTGTTCAACTGGACCTCTCCATCCATAAAGACTGTAAAACCTCTACATCAGCTTTCACAGAGCGCAGCCTCACAGCCCTCTGCAGCG tctTCAGGTGGCCCAACTCAGGTGGAGCTCTCAGACTGGGAGTCGGTCACGGTGCAGCGTTTGCAGCTTTTGTCCAGCGTTTGCAGGAACTCCTCTCTCCggaacctcacacacactcctctgcgCAAGTTCGTCCTCGACCGCATCTTTGTGTGCGACAAACACAGGATTCTTTTCTGCCAGACGCCCAAGGTGGGCAACACACAGTGGAAGAAGGTCCTCATTGTCCTCAATG GAAAGTTCTCCAAGGTTGAAGACATACCTGAGAATGTGGTCCATGACCACGAGAGAAACGGTTTACCTCGCCTGTCCTCTATGAGTGACGCAGAGATCACGGAAAG ATTAAACACATACTTTAAGTTCTTCATTGTCCGAGACCCGTTCGAGCGCCTCATATCAGCCTTCAAGGACAAGTTTGTGGAGAACCCACGCTTCGAGCCATGGTACAAGCACAGCATCGCCCCCGCCATCATCCGCAAGTACCGCAAAAGTCACCGTGACACCCCTGGAAGCGCCGGTCTGCACTTCGAGGACTTTGTGCGCTACTTGGGTGACGAGCAGGGCCGAAAACATCTCGACCGCCAGTTTGGAGAGCACGTCATCCACTGGTTAACATACGCTGAACTCTGTGCTCCCTGTGACATTTCCTATGATGTAATCGGCCATCACGAGACTCTTGAGCAAGATGCGCCATATATCCTTAAAGCTGCTGGAATTGAGGACTTGGTATCGTATCCCAGCATCCCTAAAGGCATAACACGCTACAACCGGACCAAGGTTGAGCGCTACTTCTCTGGGATCAGCAAGAGGGACATACGACGCCTTTACACTTGCTACCAGGGGGATTTTAGCCTTTTTGGGTACCACAGACCTGACTTCCTGCTCGACTGA
- the chst10 gene encoding carbohydrate sulfotransferase 10 isoform X2, which yields MKDLFRGHVCTGTLRLWNWIFCAPKILTTVRLRQCLHGPMMRRHWLLVGACGWVLLILMFVSKFINFSFRMPDDYGGRPVLFNWTSPSIKTVKPLHQLSQSAASQPSAASSGGPTQVELSDWESVTVQRLQLLSSVCRNSSLRNLTHTPLRKFVLDRIFVCDKHRILFCQTPKVGNTQWKKVLIVLNGKFSKVEDIPENVVHDHERNGLPRLSSMSDAEITERLNTYFKFFIVRDPFERLISAFKDKFVENPRFEPWYKHSIAPAIIRKYRKSHRDTPGSAGLHFEDFVRYLGDEQGRKHLDRQFGEHVIHWLTYAELCAPCDISYDVIGHHETLEQDAPYILKAAGIEDLVSYPSIPKGITRYNRTKVERYFSGISKRDIRRLYTCYQGDFSLFGYHRPDFLLD from the exons ATGAAAG ATTTATTCCGTGGACATGTTTGCACTGGAACTCTGAGGCTCTGGAACTGGATCTTTTGTGCTCCCAAAATATTAACCACTGTTAG GCTTCGCCAGTGTCTCCATGGCCCAATGATGCGCCGTCACTGGCTGCTGGTCGGCGCTTGCGGATGGGTGCTGCTTATCCTCATGTTCGTCAGCAAATTCATCAACTTCAGCTTCAGAATGCCGGACG ACTACGGGGGAAGGCCTGTACTGTTCAACTGGACCTCTCCATCCATAAAGACTGTAAAACCTCTACATCAGCTTTCACAGAGCGCAGCCTCACAGCCCTCTGCAGCG tctTCAGGTGGCCCAACTCAGGTGGAGCTCTCAGACTGGGAGTCGGTCACGGTGCAGCGTTTGCAGCTTTTGTCCAGCGTTTGCAGGAACTCCTCTCTCCggaacctcacacacactcctctgcgCAAGTTCGTCCTCGACCGCATCTTTGTGTGCGACAAACACAGGATTCTTTTCTGCCAGACGCCCAAGGTGGGCAACACACAGTGGAAGAAGGTCCTCATTGTCCTCAATG GAAAGTTCTCCAAGGTTGAAGACATACCTGAGAATGTGGTCCATGACCACGAGAGAAACGGTTTACCTCGCCTGTCCTCTATGAGTGACGCAGAGATCACGGAAAG ATTAAACACATACTTTAAGTTCTTCATTGTCCGAGACCCGTTCGAGCGCCTCATATCAGCCTTCAAGGACAAGTTTGTGGAGAACCCACGCTTCGAGCCATGGTACAAGCACAGCATCGCCCCCGCCATCATCCGCAAGTACCGCAAAAGTCACCGTGACACCCCTGGAAGCGCCGGTCTGCACTTCGAGGACTTTGTGCGCTACTTGGGTGACGAGCAGGGCCGAAAACATCTCGACCGCCAGTTTGGAGAGCACGTCATCCACTGGTTAACATACGCTGAACTCTGTGCTCCCTGTGACATTTCCTATGATGTAATCGGCCATCACGAGACTCTTGAGCAAGATGCGCCATATATCCTTAAAGCTGCTGGAATTGAGGACTTGGTATCGTATCCCAGCATCCCTAAAGGCATAACACGCTACAACCGGACCAAGGTTGAGCGCTACTTCTCTGGGATCAGCAAGAGGGACATACGACGCCTTTACACTTGCTACCAGGGGGATTTTAGCCTTTTTGGGTACCACAGACCTGACTTCCTGCTCGACTGA
- the chst10 gene encoding carbohydrate sulfotransferase 10 isoform X1, translating into MNCTQFTPDLFRGHVCTGTLRLWNWIFCAPKILTTVRLRQCLHGPMMRRHWLLVGACGWVLLILMFVSKFINFSFRMPDDYGGRPVLFNWTSPSIKTVKPLHQLSQSAASQPSAASSGGPTQVELSDWESVTVQRLQLLSSVCRNSSLRNLTHTPLRKFVLDRIFVCDKHRILFCQTPKVGNTQWKKVLIVLNGKFSKVEDIPENVVHDHERNGLPRLSSMSDAEITERLNTYFKFFIVRDPFERLISAFKDKFVENPRFEPWYKHSIAPAIIRKYRKSHRDTPGSAGLHFEDFVRYLGDEQGRKHLDRQFGEHVIHWLTYAELCAPCDISYDVIGHHETLEQDAPYILKAAGIEDLVSYPSIPKGITRYNRTKVERYFSGISKRDIRRLYTCYQGDFSLFGYHRPDFLLD; encoded by the exons ATGAATTGCACACAATTTACCCCAGATTTATTCCGTGGACATGTTTGCACTGGAACTCTGAGGCTCTGGAACTGGATCTTTTGTGCTCCCAAAATATTAACCACTGTTAG GCTTCGCCAGTGTCTCCATGGCCCAATGATGCGCCGTCACTGGCTGCTGGTCGGCGCTTGCGGATGGGTGCTGCTTATCCTCATGTTCGTCAGCAAATTCATCAACTTCAGCTTCAGAATGCCGGACG ACTACGGGGGAAGGCCTGTACTGTTCAACTGGACCTCTCCATCCATAAAGACTGTAAAACCTCTACATCAGCTTTCACAGAGCGCAGCCTCACAGCCCTCTGCAGCG tctTCAGGTGGCCCAACTCAGGTGGAGCTCTCAGACTGGGAGTCGGTCACGGTGCAGCGTTTGCAGCTTTTGTCCAGCGTTTGCAGGAACTCCTCTCTCCggaacctcacacacactcctctgcgCAAGTTCGTCCTCGACCGCATCTTTGTGTGCGACAAACACAGGATTCTTTTCTGCCAGACGCCCAAGGTGGGCAACACACAGTGGAAGAAGGTCCTCATTGTCCTCAATG GAAAGTTCTCCAAGGTTGAAGACATACCTGAGAATGTGGTCCATGACCACGAGAGAAACGGTTTACCTCGCCTGTCCTCTATGAGTGACGCAGAGATCACGGAAAG ATTAAACACATACTTTAAGTTCTTCATTGTCCGAGACCCGTTCGAGCGCCTCATATCAGCCTTCAAGGACAAGTTTGTGGAGAACCCACGCTTCGAGCCATGGTACAAGCACAGCATCGCCCCCGCCATCATCCGCAAGTACCGCAAAAGTCACCGTGACACCCCTGGAAGCGCCGGTCTGCACTTCGAGGACTTTGTGCGCTACTTGGGTGACGAGCAGGGCCGAAAACATCTCGACCGCCAGTTTGGAGAGCACGTCATCCACTGGTTAACATACGCTGAACTCTGTGCTCCCTGTGACATTTCCTATGATGTAATCGGCCATCACGAGACTCTTGAGCAAGATGCGCCATATATCCTTAAAGCTGCTGGAATTGAGGACTTGGTATCGTATCCCAGCATCCCTAAAGGCATAACACGCTACAACCGGACCAAGGTTGAGCGCTACTTCTCTGGGATCAGCAAGAGGGACATACGACGCCTTTACACTTGCTACCAGGGGGATTTTAGCCTTTTTGGGTACCACAGACCTGACTTCCTGCTCGACTGA
- the chst10 gene encoding carbohydrate sulfotransferase 10 isoform X4: protein MMRRHWLLVGACGWVLLILMFVSKFINFSFRMPDDYGGRPVLFNWTSPSIKTVKPLHQLSQSAASQPSAASSGGPTQVELSDWESVTVQRLQLLSSVCRNSSLRNLTHTPLRKFVLDRIFVCDKHRILFCQTPKVGNTQWKKVLIVLNGKFSKVEDIPENVVHDHERNGLPRLSSMSDAEITERLNTYFKFFIVRDPFERLISAFKDKFVENPRFEPWYKHSIAPAIIRKYRKSHRDTPGSAGLHFEDFVRYLGDEQGRKHLDRQFGEHVIHWLTYAELCAPCDISYDVIGHHETLEQDAPYILKAAGIEDLVSYPSIPKGITRYNRTKVERYFSGISKRDIRRLYTCYQGDFSLFGYHRPDFLLD, encoded by the exons ATGATGCGCCGTCACTGGCTGCTGGTCGGCGCTTGCGGATGGGTGCTGCTTATCCTCATGTTCGTCAGCAAATTCATCAACTTCAGCTTCAGAATGCCGGACG ACTACGGGGGAAGGCCTGTACTGTTCAACTGGACCTCTCCATCCATAAAGACTGTAAAACCTCTACATCAGCTTTCACAGAGCGCAGCCTCACAGCCCTCTGCAGCG tctTCAGGTGGCCCAACTCAGGTGGAGCTCTCAGACTGGGAGTCGGTCACGGTGCAGCGTTTGCAGCTTTTGTCCAGCGTTTGCAGGAACTCCTCTCTCCggaacctcacacacactcctctgcgCAAGTTCGTCCTCGACCGCATCTTTGTGTGCGACAAACACAGGATTCTTTTCTGCCAGACGCCCAAGGTGGGCAACACACAGTGGAAGAAGGTCCTCATTGTCCTCAATG GAAAGTTCTCCAAGGTTGAAGACATACCTGAGAATGTGGTCCATGACCACGAGAGAAACGGTTTACCTCGCCTGTCCTCTATGAGTGACGCAGAGATCACGGAAAG ATTAAACACATACTTTAAGTTCTTCATTGTCCGAGACCCGTTCGAGCGCCTCATATCAGCCTTCAAGGACAAGTTTGTGGAGAACCCACGCTTCGAGCCATGGTACAAGCACAGCATCGCCCCCGCCATCATCCGCAAGTACCGCAAAAGTCACCGTGACACCCCTGGAAGCGCCGGTCTGCACTTCGAGGACTTTGTGCGCTACTTGGGTGACGAGCAGGGCCGAAAACATCTCGACCGCCAGTTTGGAGAGCACGTCATCCACTGGTTAACATACGCTGAACTCTGTGCTCCCTGTGACATTTCCTATGATGTAATCGGCCATCACGAGACTCTTGAGCAAGATGCGCCATATATCCTTAAAGCTGCTGGAATTGAGGACTTGGTATCGTATCCCAGCATCCCTAAAGGCATAACACGCTACAACCGGACCAAGGTTGAGCGCTACTTCTCTGGGATCAGCAAGAGGGACATACGACGCCTTTACACTTGCTACCAGGGGGATTTTAGCCTTTTTGGGTACCACAGACCTGACTTCCTGCTCGACTGA